The following are encoded in a window of Periplaneta americana isolate PAMFEO1 chromosome 13, P.americana_PAMFEO1_priV1, whole genome shotgun sequence genomic DNA:
- the LOC138711972 gene encoding transmembrane protein 98-like, with protein MFNTSPTQRDDAPSQASASPAVTMETMETVVAVAIGILAAVFLGALIVLVVICRRHKGSGNFMNKQSGDMRPDVHLIESDRPELELGEVRLHPDIEQILADEQWIGDATGLVPHCLAVLKTCHTLAERLAALAMGPLNHSKTGHEIVEVARRISPRVDDVVRSMYPPLDARLLEARTAALVLAVTQLALVTRYGCSMGRSSRRLAWIDQALADMEPHLLVLREAALAQEASCRIQNVMCPGSSSTPL; from the exons GGATGACGCCCCTTCACAAGCATCTGCGTCTCCTGCTGTGACAATGGAAACCATGGAAACAGTTGTTGCAGTGGCAATAGGAATTCTTGCTGCTGTTTTTCTGGGAGCTCTGATAGTTCTTGTTGTGATATGCCGACGCCACAAGGGCAGTGGCAATTTCATGAATAAACAGAGCGGAGATATGAG ACCAGATGTTCATTTGATTGAATCAGACCGTCCAGAACTGGAGTTGGGAGAAGTGCGACTGCACCCAGACATTGAGCAAATTCTTGCGGATGAACAATGGATAGGAGATGCAACTGGTCTTGTGCCACATTGTTTGGCTGTTCTTAAAACTTGTCACACGTTGGCAGAACGATTGGCAGCACTGGCAATGGGACCTCTTAATCACAGTAAAACCGGTCATGAGATTGTCGAG GTTGCACGTCGAATTTCTCCACGTGTGGATGATGTAGTTCGCAGCATGTATCCACCTCTGGATGCCAGGCTGTTAGAGGCCCGTACAGCTGCTCTGGTGTTAGCTGTAACACAGCTTGCGCTCGTTACACGTTATGGATGTAGTATGGGGCGGTCATCTCGTCGACTGGCTTGGATTGACCAAGCCCTTGCTGATATGGAACCACATTTGTTG GTATTGCGAGAGGCAGCTCTGGCACAAGAAGCTTCATGCAGGATCCAAAATGTGATGTGTCCAGGTTCCTCTAGCACTCCACTTTAA